AAACATTGAGGCTGTAGGCGATAAATTAAACCCGATACTAAAAGGCGAGAGTTTGCCAAGCGTTGGGTTTTTTGTTGTTTTTGACTCAGGCTCAATACTATCAACCTTCGCTACTGAAGGTTCTGACTCCTCTTGGGGTTTTGTGGTATCATTAGTCGCTATCACTATTGGTTTTGTGTCGGCTATCGGAGTTTCATCATGGCTTGCCTCAATGGGCTTACTGTCTTCTTTATTCTCAGTTTCTTTTGCTGTTGATGTTTCCTTGCTGCCTGCACCCGCACCATTATCAGTGCTTGGCTTGTCGGTAGTTTCTTTTCCGCCCGATTTATTATTACCCGACTGTTTAGGGGCAGTTTTTTGCTTAGGCTGTACAGACTTATTATCATCCGCAAACTTCGATTCAGATTGAGTTGTGGTAGTATCAGAACCTAAACCACTGTTGCTGTTTTCTGTTTCAGAAGATGGGGTTTGTGTACTTCCGTTTTGTGGGCTGTGAGAAGAAGTGTTTGAATTTGTAGGCTGCTCGGTTGAGTTTGTTGTTTGTTGTTGAGCGAACGTAGCAGCATTAGTATCTTTAGTATCACTGATAAGATAAATACCCGTGCCTGTGCCTAACAGCAACAAAACTCCCACTACCCACAGCCACATTATGCGACGTTTCCGGCGTTTTTGGGCAGCAGCCAACGAGGCCTGCATAGCAAACCAATCGTTGCCCTCAACAGGTAACTGCATATTACCCAAGCCACGGCGGAAAAAATCGTCAATATGTATTCTCTTCTTAGTCAATTAGTTTCTTGTCTTTTAATGCTTTTTTAAGCAAATCTCTTGCACGCGATAACTGCGATTTTGATGTACCCTCAGATATTCCCAGCATTTGGGCTATATCCTTGTGCCCGTATCCTTCAATAGCATATAAATTAAATACCAGTTTACTGCCCTTAGGCAACTCATCCACCAGCTGCAACAACACATCTTCACTCACTTCGGGGCCCGGGTCGTCAATCTCGTGCTCCACATCATACTCCTCACCGTCCTTCATGTTATCAAACAACTGCGAAACCTTCGTTTTCTTCTTAAAAAAATCAATCGAAGTGTTTATCATAATCCGCGTTATCCATGTTTCCAGCGTGCTGTTAAACTTAAACTTGCCGATATTCATAAACACCTTCACAAATGCCTCGTGCATTATATCCTTGGCATCGTCCCTATCGTTGCAGTAGCGGTAGCACACCGCCAGCATTTTAGGCGCTAGCCTTTGGTACAACACCTGTTGCATCTTAGGGTCGTTATCAGCACAGCCCTTAACTATATCGTTATCATTCCACACGCAGGTTTAAACACTATTTTGACATAGATACTTAACGAAGGTTGGAAAATTTCTTCAAAAATTTCTCTGCACTTGCCAAAGCATCAAAACAAAGTTAGGAAATGATGTTAACCCTAATGACTAGAG
Above is a window of Bacteroidota bacterium DNA encoding:
- a CDS encoding outer membrane beta-barrel protein; this translates as MTKKRIHIDDFFRRGLGNMQLPVEGNDWFAMQASLAAAQKRRKRRIMWLWVVGVLLLLGTGTGIYLISDTKDTNAATFAQQQTTNSTEQPTNSNTSSHSPQNGSTQTPSSETENSNSGLGSDTTTTQSESKFADDNKSVQPKQKTAPKQSGNNKSGGKETTDKPSTDNGAGAGSKETSTAKETENKEDSKPIEASHDETPIADTKPIVIATNDTTKPQEESEPSVAKVDSIEPESKTTKNPTLGKLSPFSIGFNLSPTASMFAAQDQTKYGSILRNGTKAGLAITSLITINYKINDWSFGSGIGITSVGTRGNYRYTHQVYDSVPVFNPGGQIIGYFYTNFRDSSQNLTISSRYTYVTLPLQASYNLKLTEKIGLQFGGSIQLQRLASVSGEAISPFSLFSIDAAKQKDVLRKWNASVAIQTGVYYKLSPQWQVNVGLQMSRFAGGLYSNAIGTVVRPRNFGLHLGINYNLTK
- a CDS encoding RNA polymerase sigma factor, which translates into the protein MWNDNDIVKGCADNDPKMQQVLYQRLAPKMLAVCYRYCNDRDDAKDIMHEAFVKVFMNIGKFKFNSTLETWITRIMINTSIDFFKKKTKVSQLFDNMKDGEEYDVEHEIDDPGPEVSEDVLLQLVDELPKGSKLVFNLYAIEGYGHKDIAQMLGISEGTSKSQLSRARDLLKKALKDKKLID